One window of Bacteroidales bacterium genomic DNA carries:
- a CDS encoding sulfatase, whose product MKRIRVSGKIAMVWIAFLQGILFSCARAEEEIPEIIPPNILFAIADDASWEHFGAYGCDWVKTPALDKIAREGILFSRAYTPNAKCAPSRSCILTGLNSWQLRAAANHVPYFPPTFSSYVEVLEKHGYQVGYTGKGWAPGVAIDQEGKFRELTGPLYSEHTLIPPTPFMAASDYAVNFSKFLEEKTEGEPFCFWYGGFEPHRFYEFASGMEKGGKSTEEIDRVPDFWPDVDTVRQDLLDYAFEIEHFDSHLMQMLQLLEEKGELENTLVVVTADNGMPFPRVKGQVYEYSNHLPLAIMWPGGIENPGRVVDDFVSFIDFAPTFLEVAGVDLKQSGMQEMEGRSLTEIFYSKKSGQVVKERDFVLVGKERHDLGRPFDLGYPVRGIVKGEWLYLHNYHPDRWPAGNPETGYLNCDGGATKSYILNQRRVYGNLEYWEHNFGLRVPEELYHIKSDPCCLNNLVNDPAYASKREELSTDMTAKLTAQGDPRILGNGEVFMSYPYAQADRGLYEKIMAGEQVNTGWVYDTDFEPEWLQRARED is encoded by the coding sequence ATGAAAAGGATCAGAGTTTCCGGTAAAATTGCCATGGTATGGATTGCTTTCCTGCAGGGGATCCTGTTCTCCTGTGCCCGGGCGGAGGAAGAAATACCTGAGATCATTCCGCCGAATATTCTCTTTGCCATCGCCGATGATGCCTCCTGGGAACACTTCGGGGCCTATGGCTGCGACTGGGTGAAGACCCCGGCCCTGGATAAGATCGCCAGGGAAGGGATCCTCTTCTCCCGGGCCTATACGCCCAATGCCAAATGCGCTCCTTCTCGTTCCTGCATTCTAACTGGATTGAACAGCTGGCAGCTCAGGGCTGCAGCCAATCATGTACCCTATTTCCCCCCTACGTTCAGCAGCTATGTGGAGGTGCTGGAGAAGCATGGGTATCAGGTAGGCTACACCGGCAAGGGATGGGCACCCGGGGTGGCCATCGACCAGGAGGGAAAATTCCGGGAACTGACCGGGCCCCTGTACAGCGAGCATACTTTAATTCCACCCACACCCTTTATGGCCGCAAGCGACTATGCCGTTAATTTCAGCAAGTTTCTGGAGGAGAAAACTGAAGGAGAGCCTTTCTGCTTCTGGTACGGTGGTTTTGAACCCCATCGTTTCTATGAGTTTGCTTCGGGAATGGAAAAAGGGGGGAAATCGACTGAGGAGATAGACCGGGTGCCGGACTTCTGGCCCGATGTGGATACAGTTCGCCAGGACCTGTTGGATTATGCTTTTGAGATTGAACATTTTGATTCACACCTGATGCAGATGCTGCAGCTTTTGGAGGAAAAAGGAGAGCTGGAAAATACTCTGGTGGTGGTTACAGCCGATAATGGAATGCCTTTCCCCAGGGTGAAGGGACAGGTCTATGAGTACTCCAACCATCTGCCACTGGCCATTATGTGGCCCGGGGGAATAGAAAATCCGGGCCGGGTGGTGGATGATTTTGTGAGCTTCATCGATTTTGCACCCACCTTTCTGGAGGTGGCCGGGGTGGACCTGAAGCAATCTGGAATGCAGGAGATGGAGGGCAGGAGCCTGACCGAGATCTTTTATTCGAAGAAGAGCGGTCAGGTCGTAAAGGAGCGTGATTTTGTGCTGGTAGGAAAGGAAAGACATGATCTGGGCCGGCCTTTTGACCTGGGTTATCCGGTCCGTGGAATAGTGAAAGGGGAATGGCTCTATCTCCATAACTACCATCCGGATCGCTGGCCGGCGGGTAATCCCGAAACCGGCTATCTGAATTGTGATGGCGGAGCCACCAAATCCTATATCCTTAACCAGCGTCGCGTATATGGTAATCTGGAATACTGGGAACACAACTTCGGCCTTCGTGTCCCGGAAGAGTTGTATCATATTAAATCGGATCCCTGCTGCCTCAATAACCTGGTGAATGATCCTGCATATGCTTCCAAACGGGAGGAGTTAAGTACGGATATGACCGCGAAACTGACTGCACAAGGCGATCCGCGTATCCTGGGGAATGGGGAGGTCTTTATGTCTTACCCATATGCCCAGGCTGATCGCGGACTTTATGAGAAGATCATGGCCGGTGAGCAGGTAAATACCGGCTGGGTCTATGACACGGATTTTGAACCCGAATGGCTGCAAAGGGCAAGGGAGGACTAA
- a CDS encoding sugar kinase has product MKKVITFGEVMLRLAAPGKERFLQSPVLSATFGGGEANVAVSLANYNIPVSFVTRLPENDLGIACVKELRGLGVETGNIVWGGERMGIYYLETGAVNRASKVIYDRSHSALSQIKPGMIDWEQVFKDAGWFHWTGITPAVSESAAEVCREAMDAATRAGLFISTDLNYRKNLWKWGKTAREVMPGLVQGCDLILGNEEDAAMALDIHPRGVDVSSGAVDADAYLAVSGQIMKLAPRCKKVITTLRGSISASHNTWSGVLYDGSTLYKAPEYNITHMVDRVGGGDSFMGGLIYGLLSYADDLQKALNFAVAASCLKHTIYGDYNRVTVDEVKKLMSGDASGRVSR; this is encoded by the coding sequence ATGAAAAAAGTGATCACTTTTGGAGAGGTGATGCTGCGACTGGCAGCTCCCGGTAAGGAACGTTTTCTGCAGTCGCCCGTTCTGAGCGCCACCTTTGGAGGCGGGGAGGCCAATGTGGCTGTCTCCCTGGCCAACTATAACATCCCGGTCAGTTTCGTAACCAGGCTTCCGGAAAACGATCTGGGCATCGCCTGTGTAAAAGAGCTCCGGGGCCTGGGCGTGGAAACCGGGAATATTGTCTGGGGAGGCGAGCGCATGGGTATCTATTATCTGGAGACGGGTGCTGTAAATCGAGCCAGCAAAGTGATTTATGACCGCAGCCATTCGGCTCTCTCACAAATCAAACCCGGAATGATCGACTGGGAGCAGGTGTTTAAGGATGCCGGCTGGTTTCACTGGACCGGAATTACCCCGGCTGTTTCTGAATCTGCTGCAGAGGTCTGCCGGGAAGCGATGGATGCCGCTACCCGGGCAGGTCTTTTCATTTCCACCGATCTGAACTACCGTAAGAACCTGTGGAAGTGGGGGAAAACGGCCAGGGAAGTTATGCCCGGACTGGTGCAGGGCTGTGACCTTATCCTGGGTAATGAAGAGGATGCTGCCATGGCCCTGGATATTCACCCCCGCGGTGTGGATGTAAGCAGCGGAGCCGTAGATGCTGATGCCTATCTCGCTGTTTCGGGACAGATCATGAAATTGGCTCCCCGTTGCAAAAAGGTGATCACCACCCTGCGCGGATCTATCAGTGCCAGTCACAACACCTGGTCGGGAGTGCTATATGATGGAAGCACCCTGTACAAAGCACCAGAATATAACATCACCCATATGGTAGACCGGGTAGGCGGGGGTGACTCCTTTATGGGGGGATTGATCTACGGTCTGCTCAGCTACGCGGATGATCTGCAAAAAGCACTGAATTTTGCGGTGGCAGCCTCCTGCCTGAAGCACACCATTTATGGCGACTATAACCGGGTTACGGTGGACGAGGTGAAAAAACTGATGAGCGGGGATGCATCGGGCCGGGTTAGCCGGTAA
- a CDS encoding beta-galactosidase: MKKLPYLSLLLAVLPFFLNAQGVQQKNILYGAAYYHEYMPYERLDEDVRMMKEAGISVVRVGESTWSLFEPREGEFEFSWMDRIIDKFYEAGIQVILGTPTYSVPAWLWHRHPEVLREHRDGGKAYYGIRQNMDITNPAYLFYSERIIRKMMEHYASHPGIIGYQVDNETEARGVNDYNFYVGFVNHLKKKYKTTENLNKLWGLNYWGMTIDGWEELPPRDGVTNTGYKLEWARFNRKAVADFLTWQAEIVAEYKRDDQFIMHCFMPSVQNIDQIASALKMDVMAVNIYHGQQDDLTGNEIAFAGDYFRSVKGSNYLVTETNAQTIGWNSKMQQPPYPGQLRQNVYAHIGSGANMVEYWHWHSIHYGQETFWKGVLSHDLQPNRAYAEVSKTAHELQKFGKKLVNLKKKNEVAILFSHDSNDALNFMPFNGSGPDWSESINNAYRNQLVGQFHKVLYQNNTGVDFIFPEDMTPDAYKLVIIPSLYVASDEVLGQISAYIKNGGHVIMQFKSGFCDENSMVRPVLAPGPLREACGFYYQEFSNITALPLKDNPFQVEENFATDWMEYLIPETAQVLACYDHPYFSEYPAVTLNEYGKGTLLYEGSLFSDQIQAKIIREALERAGVENPDTRFSWPLIAKTGINGDGKAVHFYYNYSSAPLDFIYPHLSGQELISGKAVKKGDALTLAPWDVLILEENQ; the protein is encoded by the coding sequence ATGAAAAAGTTACCTTACCTGTCTTTATTGCTTGCTGTTCTTCCCTTTTTCCTGAATGCACAGGGCGTTCAACAGAAAAATATCCTCTACGGAGCAGCCTATTATCATGAATACATGCCCTATGAAAGGCTTGATGAGGATGTAAGGATGATGAAAGAAGCAGGAATCTCCGTTGTCAGAGTCGGGGAATCGACCTGGAGTCTGTTTGAACCCAGGGAGGGGGAGTTTGAATTTTCCTGGATGGACCGGATTATTGATAAGTTTTATGAAGCTGGTATCCAGGTGATTCTGGGGACACCTACCTACTCTGTCCCGGCCTGGTTATGGCACAGGCATCCGGAGGTTCTCCGGGAACACCGGGATGGAGGTAAAGCCTATTATGGGATCCGGCAAAATATGGATATTACAAATCCCGCCTACCTGTTCTATTCGGAACGGATTATCCGGAAGATGATGGAGCATTACGCCTCTCATCCCGGTATTATCGGGTACCAGGTGGATAATGAAACAGAAGCCCGGGGAGTCAATGATTATAACTTCTATGTAGGCTTTGTGAATCACCTGAAAAAGAAATACAAAACCACGGAGAATCTCAACAAGCTCTGGGGACTGAACTACTGGGGAATGACCATTGATGGCTGGGAGGAGCTGCCTCCGCGGGACGGCGTCACCAATACGGGGTATAAGCTGGAATGGGCACGGTTTAACCGGAAGGCTGTGGCCGATTTCCTCACATGGCAAGCGGAGATCGTGGCGGAGTACAAGCGCGACGATCAGTTTATCATGCACTGCTTTATGCCTTCGGTCCAGAATATCGACCAGATTGCAAGTGCTTTAAAAATGGATGTGATGGCCGTAAATATTTATCATGGCCAGCAGGACGATCTGACTGGCAATGAAATTGCATTTGCCGGAGATTATTTCAGGTCGGTGAAGGGAAGCAATTACCTGGTCACCGAAACCAATGCCCAGACCATCGGCTGGAATTCCAAAATGCAGCAGCCACCTTACCCGGGACAGTTGCGGCAGAATGTTTATGCCCATATCGGTTCCGGAGCCAATATGGTGGAATACTGGCACTGGCATTCCATCCATTATGGACAGGAGACCTTCTGGAAAGGAGTTCTTTCCCATGATCTTCAGCCTAACAGGGCCTATGCCGAGGTAAGTAAAACTGCCCATGAGTTGCAAAAGTTCGGAAAGAAACTGGTGAATCTGAAGAAGAAAAACGAGGTGGCTATCCTGTTCAGTCATGATTCCAACGATGCCCTGAATTTTATGCCTTTCAACGGTTCGGGTCCCGACTGGAGTGAATCCATCAACAACGCTTACCGGAACCAGCTGGTGGGCCAGTTTCATAAGGTATTGTACCAGAATAATACCGGTGTTGACTTTATTTTCCCGGAGGACATGACGCCGGATGCATACAAGCTGGTCATCATCCCCTCTTTATATGTGGCCTCTGACGAAGTTCTGGGTCAGATAAGCGCTTATATAAAGAACGGCGGTCATGTAATCATGCAGTTCAAAAGCGGATTCTGTGATGAGAATTCCATGGTCCGCCCCGTTTTGGCCCCGGGGCCCCTGCGGGAAGCCTGTGGATTCTATTACCAGGAATTCTCCAATATCACGGCTCTTCCTTTGAAGGATAATCCCTTTCAGGTGGAAGAGAATTTCGCCACGGACTGGATGGAATACCTGATCCCTGAAACGGCACAGGTTCTGGCCTGTTACGATCATCCCTATTTTTCGGAATATCCGGCAGTGACTTTGAATGAATACGGGAAGGGGACCCTGCTCTATGAAGGATCCCTGTTTTCGGATCAGATTCAGGCCAAGATCATCAGGGAGGCCCTTGAAAGGGCCGGGGTCGAGAATCCGGATACGCGTTTCTCCTGGCCGCTGATTGCCAAAACGGGAATAAACGGGGATGGGAAAGCGGTGCATTTCTATTACAATTACTCATCCGCTCCCCTGGACTTTATTTATCCGCACCTGTCCGGTCAGGAACTGATCAGCGGGAAAGCGGTGAAAAAAGGGGATGCCCTGACTCTGGCGCCCTGGGATGTGCTTATCCTTGAAGAAAACCAGTAG
- a CDS encoding glycoside hydrolase family 127 protein, translating to MSGCKPSPAEKSRDYPISPVDFTRVKLQEGFWKKWVETVQKTTIPFAFQKCEETGRIDNFIFAGGLREGKFRGKYGFNDSDLYKIMEGAAYALMIEEDPELAAYLDSLVYYVSGAQEEDGYLYTAWTLKANEYNEFYCCTYSDQGRWLETSNSSHEFYNAGHMYEAAVAHYLATGSRAFLDVALKNADLVYEVCIILGNDFVPGHQEIEIGLARLYRATGEKRYLQLAKHLLDIRGDVLDGSYSQAHLPVTEQDEAVGHAVRANYMYSAMADVAALTGDSAYLEAIGKLWDNVVEKKLSITGGVGASRRGEAYGENYELPNDPYNETCAAIANVYWNHRMFLLHGDSRYIDVLERTLYNGVISGLSLDGRLFFYPNTLRHDGESTFNQGVNGRSPWFSCSCCPSNLSRFVPSVAGYAYAGRGDDIYVNLFMNSDVSLETPGGELSLSQRSSYPWEGHIQLEFTNEKEVRADLHIRIPGWAMNTAVPSDLFRFADRQESRAELRVNGKSVEIKTEKGYVVLQGRWRRGDQISLELPMEDRIIVAHEKVIEKTGLLAVQCGPLVYCAEEIDNEADVLEAGIPSDARFEPRFAPRLLGGVNMLEGEGLRLVPYYAWANREVGKMNVWFHHIN from the coding sequence ATGAGTGGCTGTAAGCCTTCACCGGCCGAAAAAAGCAGGGATTATCCCATATCCCCGGTAGATTTTACCCGGGTAAAGTTACAGGAGGGATTCTGGAAGAAGTGGGTGGAAACCGTGCAAAAAACCACCATCCCCTTTGCTTTTCAGAAATGTGAGGAGACGGGGAGGATCGATAATTTCATCTTCGCCGGGGGGCTCAGGGAGGGTAAATTTCGGGGAAAATACGGGTTTAATGATTCGGATCTTTATAAGATTATGGAAGGGGCTGCCTATGCTTTGATGATCGAAGAGGATCCTGAGCTGGCCGCCTACCTGGATAGCCTGGTGTACTATGTTTCCGGGGCGCAGGAGGAGGATGGCTACCTGTATACCGCCTGGACCCTCAAAGCCAATGAGTATAATGAGTTTTATTGCTGTACCTACAGTGATCAGGGGAGGTGGCTGGAAACTTCAAACAGCAGTCACGAGTTTTATAACGCGGGACATATGTATGAAGCAGCAGTTGCTCATTACCTGGCCACCGGAAGCAGGGCCTTTCTGGATGTGGCACTGAAAAACGCCGACCTGGTTTATGAGGTTTGCATCATCCTTGGAAATGACTTTGTGCCCGGCCACCAGGAGATCGAAATAGGACTGGCCAGGCTGTACCGGGCTACCGGGGAAAAGCGCTACCTGCAACTGGCCAAACACCTGCTGGATATTCGCGGAGATGTTCTCGATGGCTCCTATTCGCAGGCTCATCTGCCGGTAACGGAGCAGGATGAGGCAGTCGGGCATGCGGTTCGGGCCAATTACATGTACAGTGCCATGGCTGATGTGGCTGCACTGACCGGAGACAGCGCCTACCTGGAGGCAATCGGGAAGTTGTGGGACAATGTGGTGGAAAAAAAGCTCTCCATTACCGGAGGAGTAGGGGCCAGCCGCCGGGGGGAAGCCTACGGCGAAAACTACGAGCTCCCTAATGATCCCTATAATGAGACCTGTGCGGCTATAGCCAATGTCTACTGGAACCACCGGATGTTTCTGCTTCATGGCGATTCCAGGTACATCGATGTGCTGGAGCGCACCCTCTATAACGGGGTCATCTCGGGGCTTTCCCTGGATGGCCGGCTGTTTTTCTATCCAAATACCCTTCGGCATGACGGCGAGTCCACATTTAACCAGGGAGTTAATGGCCGTTCCCCCTGGTTTTCCTGCTCCTGCTGTCCCTCAAATCTCTCCCGCTTTGTTCCTTCGGTAGCCGGATACGCATACGCAGGCAGGGGAGATGATATTTATGTGAATCTCTTTATGAACAGTGATGTGTCCCTGGAGACTCCCGGAGGAGAACTAAGCCTTTCACAACGTTCTTCCTATCCATGGGAAGGCCATATTCAGCTGGAATTTACCAATGAGAAGGAGGTGCGGGCTGACCTTCATATCCGGATTCCCGGCTGGGCGATGAACACAGCTGTTCCATCGGACCTGTTCCGCTTTGCAGACAGGCAGGAGTCCCGGGCTGAATTAAGAGTCAATGGTAAAAGCGTGGAGATTAAAACCGAGAAGGGTTATGTGGTACTGCAGGGCAGGTGGAGGCGGGGAGACCAAATAAGCCTGGAACTGCCCATGGAGGACCGGATTATAGTGGCCCATGAGAAGGTGATTGAAAAAACCGGACTCCTTGCCGTTCAGTGCGGCCCCCTGGTATACTGTGCAGAAGAGATAGATAATGAGGCGGATGTCCTGGAGGCCGGGATACCTTCAGATGCACGTTTTGAACCCCGCTTTGCCCCACGGCTTCTGGGTGGGGTAAACATGCTTGAGGGAGAAGGGCTCAGACTGGTTCCTTATTATGCCTGGGCAAACCGGGAGGTGGGGAAAATGAATGTCTGGTTTCATCATATCAACTAA
- a CDS encoding L-rhamnose mutarotase, protein MTCITHRVYSSYKRFCKTLSLEDDPKLIAEYKRVHMPDNIWPEITRGMIEVGILDMEIYIAGTRLFMIMDTIPEFDHDRDMDLLAAKPGQSEWEAFVSRFQNTSSDASAGEKWKQMDRIYKLDRTQ, encoded by the coding sequence ATGACCTGTATTACCCATAGAGTCTACAGCTCTTACAAGCGTTTCTGCAAGACCCTCAGCCTGGAGGATGACCCGAAACTGATTGCGGAATACAAAAGAGTACATATGCCTGATAATATATGGCCGGAGATCACCCGGGGCATGATTGAAGTGGGAATCCTGGATATGGAAATTTATATAGCAGGAACCCGCTTGTTTATGATTATGGACACCATCCCTGAATTTGATCATGACCGGGATATGGATTTACTGGCTGCTAAACCAGGGCAGTCAGAATGGGAAGCCTTTGTTTCCAGGTTTCAAAATACCTCCTCCGATGCCAGTGCAGGGGAAAAGTGGAAGCAGATGGATCGTATTTACAAGCTGGATCGTACCCAATGA
- a CDS encoding TolC family protein has product MKGNYILGSTVFLLFCASMRTIAQDAEHVSLSLRNVVDMAISQSSSVKYVQNRDVNYYWRWKNHQTRFRPQLTLSGNLPDFENQTKPIIQPDGSVIFNQVTQLETSAQLAISQPIPQLGAYVYAASGIVRLQDFNNSTVGFSGVPVSVGITQPLFAYNWMKWSRKIEPLIYEEAQKQFIESIEEISYNATSRFFNYLKIQTDYSLAESNLANSQDNLKIAKVKKELGSISENDFSRIQLSVFNAQKALNNARINLKNADYELKKYIGLDQSKVIELIIPLDMFLWEVDPDVALKKSMENRKESPQFQRRLIQADQELTRAKREAGVGATLNMSYGVSNSADRFGGIYENPEQQQNIALSLSLPIMDWGRSESKVKLAESQRELVLYDVDQDKQDFQRGVVVQVEQFNLIKSQIATAEAADMVAEEGYEIALKKFQNGEISITDLNISLQEREGAKRDYIRSIENYWESYYRLREITLYDFEFRQKIYYTNPMLTYE; this is encoded by the coding sequence ATGAAAGGAAACTATATTCTCGGATCAACGGTTTTTCTATTGTTTTGTGCATCCATGCGGACCATTGCGCAGGATGCCGAACACGTTTCCCTCAGTCTTCGTAATGTGGTGGATATGGCCATATCCCAGTCCTCTTCGGTAAAGTATGTACAGAACCGCGATGTAAATTACTATTGGCGCTGGAAGAACCACCAGACACGATTTCGTCCTCAACTCACACTTTCGGGCAATCTGCCTGATTTTGAAAACCAGACAAAACCCATTATTCAGCCCGATGGAAGTGTTATTTTCAACCAGGTTACACAGTTGGAGACCTCTGCGCAACTGGCTATCAGTCAGCCGATTCCCCAGCTTGGAGCTTACGTTTATGCCGCATCGGGAATTGTCCGGCTGCAGGATTTTAATAACAGCACGGTTGGCTTCTCAGGGGTCCCGGTAAGCGTGGGTATCACGCAGCCCCTGTTTGCCTACAACTGGATGAAGTGGTCGCGTAAAATAGAACCCCTGATTTATGAGGAGGCACAAAAACAGTTTATTGAAAGCATCGAGGAGATCTCCTACAATGCCACCTCCCGTTTTTTTAACTATCTCAAGATACAGACCGACTATTCCCTGGCCGAAAGCAACCTGGCAAACAGTCAGGATAACCTGAAGATAGCAAAAGTGAAGAAGGAGCTGGGTAGCATTTCTGAGAATGATTTCTCCAGGATTCAGCTCTCCGTGTTTAATGCTCAGAAAGCCCTGAATAATGCGCGGATCAATTTAAAAAATGCCGATTACGAATTAAAGAAATATATCGGGCTGGATCAGAGCAAGGTGATAGAGTTGATTATTCCCCTGGATATGTTCCTGTGGGAGGTGGACCCGGATGTTGCCTTAAAAAAATCGATGGAAAACAGGAAGGAGTCCCCGCAGTTTCAGAGAAGGCTTATCCAGGCAGACCAGGAACTGACCAGGGCCAAACGCGAAGCCGGGGTCGGTGCCACTCTGAATATGAGTTACGGGGTGTCGAACAGCGCGGACAGATTCGGGGGTATTTATGAGAATCCGGAGCAGCAGCAGAATATTGCTCTTTCGCTGAGTTTGCCAATTATGGATTGGGGGCGATCCGAGTCCAAAGTGAAGCTGGCCGAGTCACAACGTGAGCTGGTGCTCTATGATGTGGACCAGGACAAGCAGGATTTTCAGCGGGGAGTGGTCGTGCAGGTGGAACAGTTTAACCTGATCAAATCACAAATTGCCACTGCCGAGGCGGCCGATATGGTGGCCGAGGAGGGTTATGAAATTGCTTTGAAGAAGTTCCAGAACGGGGAGATCAGTATCACCGATCTGAATATTTCCTTGCAGGAAAGGGAGGGGGCCAAGAGAGATTATATCCGTTCCATTGAAAACTACTGGGAGTCCTATTACCGCCTGAGGGAGATAACGCTCTATGATTTTGAGTTCCGGCAAAAAATTTATTACACCAATCCCATGTTGACCTATGAATAG
- a CDS encoding DUF1080 domain-containing protein, with translation MKRRILIAAIMAAALNLQAQEWENLFNGKNLKGWEKLDGSAEYRVENGEIIGVSKTGTPNTFLATKKRYGDFILEYEMKMDRGLNSGVQFRSVAQLPDGSKRVNGYQVECDDHDNRPWAGGIYEEASRGWLYPMSYRMSATEANKRGEWNKIRVEAAGSTIRTYINGVNFANLVDDARSEGIIGLQVHGIGNDSSLEGKEIRWRNIRILTEEPGKHMLTGVELSPEVSYLDNLLTPRQQEAGWKLLWDGESSQGWRGARLDGFPEKGWSLEHGLLTVQKSGGGESANGGDIVTLKKYRDFILEVDFRITEGANSGIKYFVDPDLNTGAGSAIGCEYQILDDKNHPDAKMGIAGNRTLASLYDLIKADALLYGQDNTPKRFNGVGSWNRARIEVKGARVAHFLNGIKVVEYERGTQMWKALVASSKYADWPAFGETGSGHILLQDHGDEVSFKNIKILEL, from the coding sequence ATGAAACGTAGAATACTGATAGCAGCAATAATGGCTGCAGCGCTCAACCTGCAGGCCCAGGAATGGGAAAATCTGTTTAACGGGAAGAACCTGAAAGGCTGGGAAAAGCTCGATGGATCGGCCGAGTACCGGGTGGAGAACGGAGAGATCATCGGGGTGTCAAAAACAGGAACACCCAATACCTTTCTGGCTACCAAAAAGCGATACGGGGATTTTATCCTGGAGTATGAAATGAAAATGGATCGCGGGCTCAATTCGGGGGTGCAGTTCCGTAGTGTGGCCCAACTGCCCGATGGTTCGAAAAGGGTCAATGGCTACCAGGTGGAGTGTGATGATCACGACAACAGGCCCTGGGCAGGAGGTATCTATGAGGAGGCTTCCAGGGGCTGGCTCTATCCCATGTCGTACCGCATGTCTGCGACTGAAGCGAACAAACGCGGCGAATGGAACAAGATCCGGGTGGAAGCTGCAGGCAGCACCATACGGACCTATATCAACGGAGTCAATTTTGCGAATCTGGTGGATGATGCCCGCAGCGAAGGAATTATTGGCCTGCAGGTGCATGGGATCGGAAATGATTCGAGTCTGGAAGGTAAGGAGATCCGCTGGAGGAATATCCGGATACTGACAGAGGAACCAGGAAAGCATATGCTTACCGGTGTGGAGTTATCCCCGGAAGTCAGTTACCTGGACAATCTTCTTACACCCCGTCAGCAGGAGGCAGGATGGAAACTCCTGTGGGACGGGGAGAGCAGCCAGGGGTGGAGAGGAGCCAGGCTGGATGGCTTTCCTGAAAAAGGATGGAGTCTGGAGCATGGTCTTCTGACTGTTCAAAAGAGCGGGGGGGGCGAATCGGCTAATGGCGGCGATATTGTCACCCTAAAGAAGTACAGGGATTTTATTCTGGAGGTGGACTTCAGGATCACAGAGGGGGCCAACAGCGGGATAAAATACTTTGTGGATCCCGATCTGAATACCGGGGCCGGCTCGGCCATAGGATGTGAATACCAGATCCTGGATGACAAGAACCATCCCGATGCAAAAATGGGTATTGCAGGAAACCGGACTCTTGCCTCCCTGTATGACCTGATTAAGGCCGATGCACTGCTTTACGGGCAGGACAACACCCCCAAGCGCTTTAACGGGGTCGGGAGCTGGAACCGGGCCCGGATCGAGGTAAAAGGTGCCAGAGTGGCACACTTCCTGAATGGGATCAAGGTGGTGGAGTATGAGCGGGGGACCCAGATGTGGAAAGCGCTGGTGGCCTCCAGCAAGTACGCTGACTGGCCCGCATTCGGAGAGACCGGGAGCGGACATATCCTGCTCCAGGATCATGGAGACGAGGTAAGTTTTAAGAACATCAAGATCCTGGAGCTTTAG